From Brevundimonas vesicularis:
GATCGCCGAACGCCTGAGCGCGGATGCCCGCTTCGCCTCGGTCGAAGTGGCGGGGCCCGGCTTCATCAATCTGAAGCTCTCCGACGCGCTGCTGGCCGAACGGGCGACGGAGGTGGCGAACGACGCCGCCCGCGCGGGCGCCGCGACCGTGGCCGAGCCACGCCGGGTGGTCATCGACTACGGCGGTCCCAACGTCGCCAAGCCGATGCACGTCGGCCATTTGCGCAGCGCCATCATCGGCGAGAGCCTGAAGCGGTTGTTCCGCTTCCGCGGCGACCACGTCACCGGCGACGCCCACTTCGGCGACTGGGGCTTCCAGATGGGCCTACTGATCGTCGCCTGCGGCGACGAGGGGCTCGCCGAAGCCTTCATGGCCGAAGGCGATGGCCCCTTCCCGGCCGAAAGCCCGGTCACCCTGGCCGACCTGGATCGCCTTTATCCGCAGGCCGCCGGCAAGGCCAAGGAGGATCCGGCCTTCCGCGATCGCGCCCGCAAGGCGACGGCGGAACTTCAGAATGGCCGTCCCGGCTACCGCGCGCTCTGGCAGCATTTCGTGGTGGTCAGCCGTGAGGCGCTGACGCGCGAATACGGCGACCTGTCGGTCGATTTCGACCTGTGGAACGGCGAAAGCGACGCCGACCCGCAAATGCCGGAAATGCTGGCGCACCTGAAAGAGACCGGACTGCTGGTCGAGGACGACGGCGCCCAGGTGGTTCACGTCGCCAAGCCCGGCGAGACGCGCAAGAAGAAGCTGGCCGACGGTTCGGTGATCGAGGCGCCCTCGCCTCCACCCCTGCTGGTCATCAGCTCGGAAGGCTCGGCCATGTACGGCACGACCGACCTGGCCACGATCCTGGACCGCAAGAAGGCTCTGGCTCCCGACCTGGCCCTCTACGTCGTCGACGAACGCCAGGCCGAACATTTCGAGCAGGTCTTCCGCGCCGCCTATCTGGCCGGTTACGCCGAACAGGGCGCGCTGGAGCATCTCGGCTTCGGCACGATGAACGGACAGGACGGCAAGCCCTTCAAGACCCGCGCGGGCGGCGTGCTGAAACTGCGCGACCTGATCGACCAGGCGACCGAAAAGGCGCGTGAGCGTTTGCACGACGCCAAGCTGGGCTACGACCTGTCGCCGGAAGAGTTCGAGGCCATCGCGCACAAGGTGGCCATCGCGGCCCTGAAGTTCGCCGATCTGTCGAACGCGCGCACGACCAGCTACGTGTTCGATCTCGATCGCTTCATGAGCTTCGAGGGCAAGACCGGGCCGTATCTGCTGTATCAGTCGGTCCGCATCAAATCCCTGCTGCGCAAGGGCGCCGAACAGGGGCTGACGCCCGGCGCCATCGTCATCGCGGAACCGGCGGAGCGCGATCTGGCCCTGACGCTGGACGCCTTCTCGACCGCCGTGTCGGACGCCTACGACAAGCGGATGCCGCATCTGGTCGCCGAACACGCCTATCGGGTGGCCCAGTCCTTCTCGAAGTTCTACGCCGCCTGCCCGGTGCTGATCGCGCCGGACGAAGCGACCAAACGTTCGCGCTTGGCCCTGTCCGCCGCGGCTCTGCGCCAGCTTGAAATCGCCTTGAATCTGCTGGGCATCGACACGCCGGAGCGGATGTAGGGTATAGACGGGGCGACATCCTTCCGGAGATCGCCCATGTCGCTTGACGCCTATATCGCCGGCCTGCCCAAGGCCGAACTGCACCTGCATATCGAGGGCTCGCTGGAGCCCGAGCTGATGTTCGAGTTGGCGCAGCGCAACGGCGTGTCCATTCCCTATGACAGCGTCGAGGCGGTGCGGGCGGCCTATGATTTCTCCAACCTGCAGGACTTCCTGGACATCTACTATGCGGGGGCCGCCGTCCTGCTGACGCGGCAGGATTTCGAGGATCTGGCCTTCGCCTATTTCCAGCGCGCGGCGGCCGATAATGTGCGCCATGCCGAAATCTTCTTCGATCCTCAGACCCATACCGATCGGGGCGTGCCGTTCGGCGTGGTGGTCGAGGGGCTGATCGCGGGCATGGACCGGGCCAAGGCGGAACTGGGCGTGAGCAGCGGCCTGATCCTCAGCTTCTTACGCCACCTGACCGAGGAAGAAGCCTTCGCGACGCTGGAGGCCGCCAAACCCTATCTGCACCATTTCATCGGCGTCGGACTGGATTCGTCGGAGGTCGGCCATCCGCCGTCCAAGTTCCAGCGGGTCTTCGCCGCCGCGCGTGAGCTGGGCCTGAAATTGTGCGCCCACGCCGGCGAGGAAGGTCCGCCCGCCTATGTCCATGAGGCGCTGGACCTGCTGAACATCGATCGGATGGACCACGGCAATCGCTCCATGGAGGACGAGGCCCTGGTCCAGCGGCTGGTCGCCGAGCAGATGACCCTGACCGTCTGCCCTCTGTCGAACCTGAAACTGTGCGTGGTCGATGATCTGAAGGACCATCCCGTCCCCGAGATGCTGCGCCGGGGCCTGCACGTCACCCTGAACTCGGACGACCCGTCCTATTTTGGGGGATATGTGAACGATAACTACAGCCGGCTGGCTGAGGCCGTCGGCCTGACGCGCGATGAGGTGACGCAGCTGGCCAAGAACAGCTTCGAAGGGTCGTTCCTGGGCGAGGCGGAGAAGGCTGCGTTCTTGGCGGAGGTGGAGGCCTACGCGGGCGTACACTGACGCCCTCTCCATTCGTCATTCCGGGGCGTCCGAAAGACGAACCCGGAACCCAGGAGGCGCACATCCGGCCTGGGCTGTATCGCGCAGAGGGAATGCGGCCCTGGGTTCCGGGTCTTCGCTACGCTTCGCCCGGAATGACGAAACGAAGAGGTGATCGCTTCCTCGAACCCCATGTTCCTGATATGTTCCAGCATGGACCAGGGGGGCACTAAGGTTGAAGACAGCGCAAACCTACGCTGGCTGTTCGTCGATCTGAACGCCTTCTTCGCCAGCGTCGAACAGCAGATGAACCCGGAATGGCGGGGCAAGCCGGTCATCGTGCGGCCGGCGATGAGCGAATACACCGGCGCCATCGCCGCCAGCTATGAGAGCAAGGCCTGGGGCGTTCATACCGGGATGCGGGTGTCCGAGGCGCGCAAACTGTGCCCCGATCTGATCGTCGCCGAGGCGCGACCCGACCTCTACGTCAAAATTCATCAGCAGATCATGGCCGAGATCGACCGCCATGTTCCGGTGTGGAAGGTCAGCTCGATCGACGAATGTTCGTGCGAACTGCTCGGTCCGGAACGGCTGGAGGCGAACGCCGTCGCCCTGGCCCGACGCATTCAGGCGGGCATCCTGCAAAACGTCGGCGATTGTCTAAGGTCGTCCGTCGGGCTGGCGCCGTCGCGGTTCCTGGCCAAGACGGCCTGCGGCATGCAGAAGCCCGCCGGACTGACGGTGCTGCGCGCCAACGAGCTGCCCGGTCCCCTGCTGGACCTGCCGCTGTCGAAATATCCGGGCATCGGCTCGCGCATGCAGATCCGGTTGCAAGCGGCGGGCGTCACCGACACGGCCGGCCTTTGGAACATGAGCGCGAAACAGGCCCGGGCGGTCTGGAACAGCATCGAGGGCGAACGCATCTGGCGCGGCCTGCACGGTCTGGACAGCGAGCCGACGCCGGAAAAACCGCCCGCCTCGATCAGCCACAGCCACGTCCTGGCCCAGGCCATGCGGACCCCGGACAAGGCGCGAGCCGTGGCGCGGCGGCTGGTGGTCAAGTGCGGAGCCCGCCTGCGGCGCATGGGCCTGACCGGCGCCAGCCTGACCCTGCATCTGGACATGGGACCGAAGGCGACGCCCCGAAGCGGTCGACGCGGCTGGGAAACGGCGGCGATGAGTTGTCCCATCGCGCCGACGCAGGACACCTTCGCCCTTCTGGCCGCGCTCGACAGTCTGTGGCGCAAGGTCGAGCCGGAGCTGGAGGCGGGACGTCTGAGCTATGTCGGGGTCGGGGTGCACGGCCTGAAAGCCCGCGACGCCTTCGAGACCGACCTGTTCGCCGCCGGCCCGGATCAGGACGGGGACGCCCCGTCTCTTCGCCTGTCCCAGGCGCTGGATGCGCTGAACCGCCGTTACGGCAAGGACACCGTCAGCATCGGCCCGAAGGCCGGCCTGCCCGACTATATCGGCGCCAAGATCGCCTTCACCCGCATCCCCGAGGCCGAGGATTTCTGGGAGTGAGGCCCACCTAGCTCAGTAGGGACGCCGCCGCGATCTCAGCCACGCCCAAGGCCCGGAAACTGTCTTGAGCCGCCGCCTCGGTTTGCGGCGCGATGGCCCGGCTGGCGTCGGCGATCACCACGGCTTGAAACCCTTCGCGAACCGCGTCTTCGGCCGTAAAACGAACGCAGTAGTCGAAGGCCAGACCGCACAGGAAGACACGCGACACGCCCAGTTCGCGCAACAGGCCGGCCAGTCCCGTCGGGGTGCGGTGATCGTTCTCGAAGAAGCCGGAATAGCTGTCGACCGCCGGATTGTAGCCCTTGCGGATCACGGCCATGGCCTTGTCGACCGTCGGCGCTGCATCGGGATGAAAGTCGGCGCCAGGCGTGCCCTGAAGACAATGATCCGGCCAAAGCATCTGGCGACCGTAGGCGACCTCGATCTCGGCAAAGGGCGCCGCGCCGGGGTGGTTGGAGGCGAAGCTGATCTGGTCCGGCGTATGCCAGTCCTGCGTCACGATCACGCGGTCGAACCGGGCCGACAGCCGGTTGATCAGCGGCATAATCCCCGCGCCGCCCGCCACCGCCAGACGGCCGCCTTCGCAGAAGTCGTTCTGCGGATCGATGACCAGAAGGGCGTCGCTCATCACACGCCTGCGTAGACGTCGATCTCGTTGGCCGAGCCGAGCGCGACGGGGATGCGCTGGTGCAGATGCTTGGGCTGCACGTCCAGAATGGCCTGACGACCATCCGTCGTCGCCTTGCCGCCGGCCTGCTCGACCAGGAAGGCCATCGGATTGCCTTCGTACATCAGCCGCAGCTTGCCCGGCTTGTTCGGCTCGCGCCGGTCCCAGGGATAGAGGAAGACTCCGCCGCGCATCAGGATGCGGTGAACATCCGCCACCATGGCCGCGACCCAGCGCATGTTGAAGTTCTTGGCTCGCGGCCCCTCGTCACCCTTCAGCAGGTCGCCGACATAGGTCTGCACCGGCTCGGCCCAGTGGCGCAGGTTCGACATGTTGATGGCGAACTCCTTGGTGTCCGGCGAAATGGCGATGTCGTCGTGGGTCAGGATCCAGTCGCCGTCGTTCGACAGGGTGAACCCCTTCACGCCCGCGCCCGTCGTCAGCACCAGCATGGTCTGCGGCCCATAGACGGCATAGAGGGCGGCGACCTGACGGCGGCCCGGCTGCATGAAATCAGCCTCGCTCGGCGTCGCCGTCGCGGACTTCAGCACCGAGACGATGGTGCCGACGGGCGCGTTGATGTCGATGTTGGACGAGCCGTCCAGCGGGTCGAACAGCACCAGATATTCGCCGACCGGGTTCGAGGCCGGCTGGACCTCGTCCATCTCTTCGGACGCGACGCCGGCGACGGCCGGGCTGGCCAGCAGGGCGTCGGTCAGCATGTCGTTGGTCATGACGTCGAGCTTCTTCTGCTCCTCGTCCTGCACATTGATCTGGCCCGATGCGCCCAGCGCCCCGGCCAAGGCGCCGCCGGCAACGACCTTGCTGATGTCCGCGCAGGTGGCGGCGACCACGGTCAGAACCGTCTTCAGCCCCTCGGGCGCATCCAGGGCGGCGATATGGGCGTCGAGGCGTGTGCGGGTCATGCGGTCGGTCCAGTTCTGAGGGGTGCTGCGTTCTTGGCGGGCGAGACGCGCCACCGCAAGAAAAACCCTCTCCCATTGGGAGAGGGCTTGAGCGCCCGAGAGCGCAGCGATTGGTCTTGCGCGAAAGGGTGAGGGTCGGGGGGTGCGAACTGGCCCACCGGCCGACCCTCATCCGGCCCTTCGGGCCACCTTCTCCCAACGGGAGAAGGGCTCATCTCATCAGATCGGCAGGATCGCCGTACCGAACGCCCGTTTCAGTTCGTGGGCGGCGAAGGTCTGGGCCGCCGCTGCATCCGGCACGACCGCCGCCATGCCGAAGAACTCGTGCGTCGAGCCGTGGAAGGTCTTGTGACGCACGTCCACGCCCGCCTGCTCCAGCTTCTCGGCCAGCAGTTCGCCCTCGGTGCGCAGCGGATCGATCTCGGCGCAGATCACCGTCGTCGAGGGCAGGCCCGACAGGTTCGCCTTCTCGACGATATTGATGCGCGGGTCCTGAGCATCGGCCTCGTTGGCGAAGATGTGCTTCACGAACCACTTCATCATCGGCTTGTTCAGCGGCTTGGCGTCGGCGTTCTCGACGTAGGACTCATTGTCCATGTCCACGCCGGCGACCGGATAGACCAGCACCTGATGTTTGGGCGCCGGCAGGCCGGCGTCGCGCGCCATCATCGACACGCCGATCGCCAGGTTGCCGCCTGCGCTTTCGCCCATCACGGCCACCTTCTGCGGGTCGCCGCGGAAGGTCTGCGCATTCTCCAGCACCCAGCGATAAGCGGCCAGGGCGTCGTCGTGCGCGGCGGGGAAATGATGTTCCGGGGCCTGGCGATAATGGACCGAGACCACGATCACATCGGCCATCTTGGACACGCCGCGCGGGCCTCCGTCATAGACGTCCAGATCCGCGATCACGAAGCCGCCGCCGTGGAAATAGACGACGACCGGATGCAGCTTGTCTTCGGAATGGTCATGCGGCTTGTAGATGCGCGCCTGGATCGGACCGGCGGCGCCGGGGATGGTGATGTCGCTGGTCTTGACGCCCATGTCGTCGCTGGGGTCCTTGCCGTCCTTTCGCAACAGCGATTTCACCGCGTCAGTCGGGGTCGGTTGCTGGCGAGCCTCCTCGGGCGACAGGGTCTCGATCGGCTTGCCGCCGAGGGACGCCAGTTCGTCCAGCACCTTCTGCATCGGGCCATCGGCCTTGGCGGGGGTGTCGCGCGGCTTGTCATTATCGCCGAACAGCTTGTCTATAATGGACATTTTCGCATTCCTGGGTTTGGTTTCGGGGTTCGGAACGACAACCCGCCGCACGCATCCTTGTTCCCGGCCCGCTTGACTTGGCGCTTGAGTCGATGCCTTAGGTCGCACGCTCTCGCGGGAGAGATCGGGCGCTGGAAACAGGGTTCGACGCCGAAGGCGCAACCGCCCCGGAAACGCTCAGGCAAACGGACCGCGAAGCATACGGACGCTGGAAAGTCGCCCATTCGGGCGCGCCGACGGAGCAAGGCGACATGATTTGGTCGCCGGAATCTCTCAGGCTTCAGGACAGCGGGGGCGCGAGGACGGCGGAGCTCCGCCACAACACGCGACCGTGAAAGCCTGAACCATGACCGACCAGACCCTGAAGACCACGCCCCTGAACGCCGCGCACCGCGCGCTGGGCGCCCGCATGGTGGGGTTCGGCGGCTATGACATGCCGGTCCAGTACGAAGGCGTTCTGGCCGAGCACCGCTGGACGCGGGAACACGCCGGTCTCTTCGACGTGTCGCACATGGGCCAGTGCAAGATCACTGGCGAGGACGCGACCGCCCAGTTCGAACGGTTCGTGCCCGGCGACTATGCGATCCTGAAGGCCGGCAAACAGAAGTATTCCCTACTGCTGAACAAGGACGGCGGCGTCATCGACGACCTGATGGCCGGCCACCCGGATCACGACGGCCTGTTCGTCGTCGTCAACGCCGGCAACAAGGACGAGGACTTCGCCTTCTGGGAGGCCAACCTCGAAGGCGACGCCAAGCTGACAGTGCTGAACCGCGCGCTGATCGCCATCCAGGGGCCGGAAGCCGCCGAGGTCATGGCCGCGCACGAGCCGATCCTGGCCGAAATGGGCTTCATGGAATGCGCCCGTCTGATGCTGTTCGGCGCCGACTGCTATGTTTCTCGCTCGGGCTACACCGGCGAAGACGGCTATGAGATTTCCGTCCCGGCGGACCAGGCCGAGCGCATCTGGAACACCATTCTGGAAGACGCCCGCGTCAAGCCGATCGGCCTGGGCGCGCGCGACAGCTTGCGTCTGGAAGCCGGCCTGCCGCTGCACGGCCACGACATCGACCCGACCACCTCGCCGGTCGAAGGCGCCCTGACCTTCGCCCTGTCCAAGTCGCGCAAGGAACGCGGGGACTTCGCCGGCGCCGACCGCATACTGAAGGAGCTGTCCGACGGCCCCTCGCGCGTTCGCGTCGGTCTGATCGTCAAGGAAGGCGCCCCGGCCCGTGAGGGCGCCGAGATCGCCGACGCCGACGGCGCCGTGATCGGCAAGGTCACCTCTGGCGGCCCTTCCCCCACCTTGGGCAAGAACATCGCCATGGGCTACGTCCCGCCGGCCTATGCCGCCCTGGGCACGGCGCTGAAGGTCATCGTGCGCGGCAAGACCGCCGCCGCCGAAGTCGTCGCCATGCCCTTCGTGGCTCAACGCTATTACCGCAAACCCAAAGCCTGAGAGATCAGACCATGAAGTTCACCAAGGATCACGAGTGGGTCAGCCTGGACGGCGACATCGCCACCGTCGGCATCTCCAAACATGCCGCCGACGCCCTGGGCGACGTGGTGTTCGTCGAAGTGCCTGAAGTCGGCAAGACCGTCTCCAAGGGCGACAGCTTCGCCGTGGTCGAGAGCGTCAAGGCGGCGTCGGACGTCTACGCCCCCGTCTCGGGCGAAGTGGTCGAGGCGAACGACGCCCTGTCGACCGCCCCGGAAACCGTCAACTCGGGCGCCGAGGCCGACGGCTGGTTCGCCAAGATCAAGGTTTCGGACGCCTCGCAGCTGGACGCCCTGATGGACCAGGCCGCCTACGACGCCTTCCTCTCCACTCTCTAATCTCAAACTCCGTCACCCTCGGGCTTGACCCGAGGGCCGGACAATCAACCACTCGTGCGAAGCCTTTGACGCACGAGCCGCACAACATCCGGTCCTCGGGTCAAGCCCGAGGATGACGGGTGAAGGAAACCGGCAATGCGTTACCTCCCCCTGACGCCCGACGACCGCACGGCGATGCTCGCCGCCATCGGCGCGAAATCCATCGATGATCTGTTCGTGGACGTGCCCCAGGCCGCCCGTCTGGACGGCCCCGTCGATCTGCCGCGCGTCGCAGGTGAACTGGAGGTCGAGCGCGCCCTGTCCGCCATGGCGGCCAAGAACGCCACGGCCGGCGCCGTGCCCTTCTTCTGCGGCGCTGGAGCCTACAAGCACCACGTCCCCGCGACGGTGGACCACGTGATCCAGCGCTCGGAGTTCCTGACCAGCTACACCCCCTACCAGCCGGAAATCGCCCAGGGCACGCTGCAGTACCTGTACGAGTTCCAGACCCAGGTCGCGAACCTGACCGGGATGCCGGTCGCCAACGCCAGCCTCTACGACGGTTCGACCGCCATGGCGGAGGGCGTGCTGATGGCGACCCGCGTGACCCGTCGCAACAAGGCGGTGATCTCGGGCGGCGTCCACCCGCACTACGTCAAGGCGACCGAGACCGTGGTCCACGCCGTCGGCGTCGAGACCCTGGCCCTGCCCGCCGCCGTCGACGCCGAGACCGCCGTCATCGACCAGATCGGTCCCGACACGGCCTGCGTCGTCGTCCAGACCCCCAACGTCTTCGGCACGGCCACCAACGTGACCAAGATCGCAGAGGCCGCCCACGCCGCCGGCGCCCTGCTGATCGTTGTGGTCACCGAGGCCGTGTCGATGGGCCTGCTGAAGTCGCCCGGCGAGATGGGCGCCGACATCGTCGCCGCCGAAGGCCAGTCGATCGGCAACGCCCTGAACTTCGGCGGTCCCTACGTCGGCCTGTTCGCCACGCGCGAGAAGCTGATCCGCCAGATGCCCGGCCGCCTGACCGGCGAGACCGTGGATGCCGACGGCGAGCGCGGCTTCGTCCTGACCCTGTCGACCCGCGAGCAGCACATCCGCCGAGACAAGGCGACCTCGAACATCTGCACCAACTCGGGCCTGTGCACCCTGGCCTTCACCATCCACATGAGCCTGCTGGGCGAGACGGGCCTGCGCAAGCTGGCCCTGCTGAACCACGAAAAGGCCGTCGCCACGCGTGACGCCCTGGCCGCCATTCCGGGCGTCGAAATCCTGACCGACCGCTTCTTCAACGAGTTCGCGGTGCGCCTGCCCAAGAACGCGGCCGAGGTCGTGGATCAGTTGGCCGCCCATCACGTCCTGGCCGGCGTGCCCTACAGCCGCCTGGCCCCCGACGCCGGCATGGACGATGTCCTGCTGGTCGCTGCGACCGAGACGGCCCTGGACGCCGACATCCAGATCCTCGCCAAGTCGCTCTCCAAAGTCCTCGGCGCGTAAGGGATACTGACCATGAGCACCATGAACACCGTCGGCCGCCCGACCGCCCCGAACCAGGTCCAGACCAAGCCCGCCACCCTGACCGGCGGCCGCGGCCTGTTGCAGAACGAAGCCCTGATCTTCGAGGGCGACGGCTGGGGCAAGACCGGCGTCGACCTGCCGGAACCCAAGACGGACGGCTCCGATCTGGGCGACCTGGTCCGCAAGGATCCGATCGGCCTGCCCGGCCTGTCCGAGCCCGAAGCCATGCGCCACTATGTGCGCCTGAGCCAAAAGAACCACGCCATCGACCTGGCCATCTATCCGCTGGGCTCGTGCACGATGAAGCACAACCCGCGCCTGAACGAGAAGATGGCCCGCCTGCCCGGCTTCTCCGACATCCACCCGCTGCAGCCGATCTCGACGGTTCAGGGTGCGCTGGAGCTGATGGACACCCTGGCCCACTGGCTGAAGACCCTGACCGGCATGCCCGCCGTCGCCCTGTCGCCCAAGGCCGGCGCCCACGGCGAACTGTGCGGTCTGATGGCGATCCGCGCCGCCCACGAGGCGTCGGGCCAGCATGAGAAGCGCCGCAAGGTTCTGGTGCCCACCAGCGCCCACGGCACCAACCCGGCCACCGCCGCCTTCGTCGGCTATTCGGTGGTCGAAGTCGCCCAGACCGAGGACGGCCGCGTGGACGTCGCTGACCTGGCGTCCAAGCTGGGTGACGACGTCGCCGCCATCATGGTGACCAATCCGAACACCTGCGGCCTGTTCGAGCGCGACATCCTGGAGATCAGCCGCCTGACGCACGAGGCCGGCGCCTATTTCTACTGCGACGGCGCCAACTTCAACGCCATCGTCGGCCGGGTTCGTCCAGGCGACCTGGGCGTCGACGCCATGCACATCAACCTGCACAAGACCTTCTCGACGCCCCATGGCGGCGGCGGTCCGGGCGCGGGTCCGGTGGTCCTGTCCGAAGCCCTGGCGCCCTTCGCCCCGGCTCCGTGGGTCGTGCATGACGACGGCGGCTATCGCCTGATCGAGCGCGAGGAGGACGAGGCCGAGCAAGCCTTCGGCCGTCTGTGCGCCTTCCAGGGCCAGATGGGCATGTACACCCGCGCCCTGTCCTACATGATGTCGCACGGCGCCGACGGCCTGCGTCAGGTCGCCGAGGACGCCGTCCTGAACGCCAACTACATCAAGGCCCGGCTCGGTGATTTGATGTCGGCCGCCTTCCCCGACGGCCCCTGCATGCACGAGGCCCTGTTCGACGACGAATGGCTGAAGGGCACGGACATCACCACGCTCGACTTCGCCAAGGCGATGATCGACGAAGGCTTCCACCCGATGACCATGTATTTCCCTCTGGTCGTCCACGGCGCCATGCTGATCGAGCCGACGGAAACCGAGTCCAAGGCCGAGTTGGACCGCTTCATCGAGGCGATGCGCGCCCTGGCCGGGGCCACCAAGGCCGGCGACGTCGATCGCTTCAAGGGCGCGCCCTTCCACGCGCCGCTGAAACGTCTGGACGAAACCCGCGCCGCCCGTTCGCCGGTTCTGCGCTGGACCGCGCCGGAAG
This genomic window contains:
- the gcvPB gene encoding aminomethyl-transferring glycine dehydrogenase subunit GcvPB, which encodes MSTMNTVGRPTAPNQVQTKPATLTGGRGLLQNEALIFEGDGWGKTGVDLPEPKTDGSDLGDLVRKDPIGLPGLSEPEAMRHYVRLSQKNHAIDLAIYPLGSCTMKHNPRLNEKMARLPGFSDIHPLQPISTVQGALELMDTLAHWLKTLTGMPAVALSPKAGAHGELCGLMAIRAAHEASGQHEKRRKVLVPTSAHGTNPATAAFVGYSVVEVAQTEDGRVDVADLASKLGDDVAAIMVTNPNTCGLFERDILEISRLTHEAGAYFYCDGANFNAIVGRVRPGDLGVDAMHINLHKTFSTPHGGGGPGAGPVVLSEALAPFAPAPWVVHDDGGYRLIEREEDEAEQAFGRLCAFQGQMGMYTRALSYMMSHGADGLRQVAEDAVLNANYIKARLGDLMSAAFPDGPCMHEALFDDEWLKGTDITTLDFAKAMIDEGFHPMTMYFPLVVHGAMLIEPTETESKAELDRFIEAMRALAGATKAGDVDRFKGAPFHAPLKRLDETRAARSPVLRWTAPEGSNKAA